Proteins co-encoded in one Prevotella sp. E13-27 genomic window:
- a CDS encoding radical SAM protein, translated as MTSRGYIHSTESFGSVDGPGIRFLIFLQGCHMRCRFCHNPDTWKVVSAGSSSIESGSVGSSSAGNGSVGSSSAGNGSVGCGTATSVEDLLNKAERYRSYWGADGGITVSGGEALLQIDFLIDLFEEAHRRGINTCLDTSAQPFTREEPFFSKFERLMQSTDLILLDIKHIDSQRHQWLTGHKNENILDCARYLSDTGKPVWIRHVLVPGVTDDEEQLKQLRQFIDTLNNVKKVEVLPYHTLGTFKWQQLGIDYTLKDTPVPTKEQTEKAEAILIK; from the coding sequence ATGACTAGTAGAGGCTATATCCATTCTACCGAATCCTTCGGCTCCGTTGACGGGCCGGGGATTCGGTTTTTGATTTTCCTGCAGGGCTGCCACATGCGCTGCCGCTTCTGCCACAACCCAGACACCTGGAAAGTAGTTTCAGCAGGAAGCAGTTCTATAGAAAGCGGTTCTGTAGGAAGTAGTTCGGCAGGAAACGGTTCTGTAGGGAGTAGTTCGGCAGGAAACGGTTCTGTAGGATGTGGCACTGCCACATCAGTAGAAGACCTCCTCAACAAGGCAGAGCGTTATCGCAGCTATTGGGGAGCAGATGGCGGCATCACTGTCTCTGGTGGTGAAGCTCTTCTGCAGATAGACTTCCTCATCGACCTATTTGAAGAAGCCCATCGCCGTGGCATCAATACCTGTCTCGACACATCAGCTCAGCCATTCACCCGCGAAGAGCCATTCTTCTCGAAGTTCGAACGACTGATGCAGAGCACCGACCTGATACTTCTCGACATCAAGCATATTGACAGCCAGCGTCACCAATGGCTCACAGGACATAAAAACGAAAACATACTCGACTGCGCCCGCTATCTCTCCGATACAGGCAAGCCCGTATGGATTCGTCACGTGCTGGTGCCAGGCGTTACCGACGACGAAGAGCAGCTGAAACAGTTGCGTCAGTTCATTGATACGCTCAATAACGTAAAGAAGGTAGAGGTGCTACCCTATCATACTCTCGGCACTTTCAAATGGCAACAGCTGGGCATCGACTACACGCTAAAAGACACCCCTGTGCCGACAAAGGAACAAACTGAAAAAGCAGAAGCTATACTTATAAAATAA
- the pflB gene encoding formate C-acetyltransferase, with translation MRKEWRGFKGTKWTEEVNLREFIQNNYTAYDGDESFLAGPTEATNILWGRLQELQKEERAKGGVLDMETEIVSSMTAYGPGYIDESKKDLEKVVGLQTDKPLKRAFMPYGGIKMAEQACTTYGYKPSEKLHEIFTKYCKTHNDGVFDAYTDEMKRVRHNHILTGLPDTYGRGRIVGDYRRVALYGIDFLIEQKEIDKYNCGKRQMSEDIIRLREEISMQIKALKEMKEMAKIYGYDISQPANNAREAVQWLYFGYLAAIKTQNGAAMSVGRVSTFLDIYITRDMQEGTLTESEAQELIDHLVMKFRMVKFARIPSYNEIFSGDPVWATLEVAGLGQDGRHMVTKNCFRFLHTLENMGPSPEPNLTVLYSPRLPENFKHYASMISVKTSSIQYENDDVMRPIWGDDYSICCCVSATQTGKEMQFFGARANMAKTLLYAINGGVDAKTREQCGPKFRPITSEYLTWEELEPRFRDMLEWLADIYVNTLNLIHYMHDKYFYEAAEMALIDTDVRRTFATGIAGFSHVVDSICAVKYAKVKIIRDETGFNVDYKIEGDFPRYGNDDDRADEVAVWVLKTFLAKIKRHHTYRNSEPTTSILTITSNVVYGKYTGNLPDGRRAGTPLSPGANPSYGAEKNGLLASLNSVAKIPYEYALDGISNTQTIAPSALGHNDEERAQTLVRVMDGYFTRGAHHLNVNVFGVDKLRDAMEHPEKPEYANFTIRVSGYAVKFIDLTREQQEDVIARQAHESL, from the coding sequence ATGCGTAAAGAATGGCGTGGGTTCAAAGGAACCAAATGGACCGAAGAGGTCAATCTTAGAGAGTTTATTCAGAACAACTACACTGCTTATGATGGCGACGAGTCATTCCTCGCCGGTCCTACAGAAGCAACCAACATTCTGTGGGGACGCCTGCAGGAGTTGCAGAAGGAAGAGCGTGCCAAGGGTGGCGTGCTCGACATGGAGACAGAGATTGTCTCAAGTATGACAGCCTATGGTCCTGGTTATATCGATGAGAGCAAGAAAGACCTGGAGAAGGTCGTTGGTCTTCAGACCGACAAGCCTCTGAAGCGTGCCTTTATGCCTTATGGCGGCATCAAGATGGCAGAGCAGGCTTGCACAACATACGGCTACAAGCCATCAGAGAAACTTCACGAGATTTTCACTAAGTACTGCAAGACTCACAACGACGGTGTGTTCGATGCTTATACCGACGAGATGAAGCGTGTGCGTCACAACCACATCCTCACCGGTCTGCCCGACACTTATGGTCGCGGACGTATCGTAGGTGACTATCGTCGTGTAGCTCTTTATGGTATCGACTTCCTTATCGAGCAGAAAGAGATTGACAAGTACAACTGCGGTAAGCGCCAGATGAGCGAAGACATCATCCGTCTGCGCGAGGAGATCTCAATGCAGATCAAGGCCCTGAAGGAGATGAAAGAGATGGCCAAGATCTATGGCTACGACATCTCTCAGCCTGCAAACAACGCTCGCGAGGCTGTTCAGTGGCTCTACTTCGGCTACCTGGCTGCCATCAAGACACAGAACGGAGCTGCAATGTCAGTAGGCCGCGTATCTACATTCCTCGACATCTATATCACTCGTGATATGCAGGAGGGCACACTCACCGAGAGCGAGGCTCAGGAGCTCATCGACCACTTGGTAATGAAGTTCCGCATGGTGAAGTTCGCTCGTATTCCTTCTTACAACGAAATCTTCAGCGGTGACCCAGTATGGGCAACACTTGAGGTAGCCGGACTCGGTCAGGATGGCCGTCACATGGTTACAAAGAACTGTTTCCGTTTCCTCCACACTCTGGAGAACATGGGTCCTTCACCCGAACCAAACCTCACCGTGCTCTACTCTCCACGTCTGCCAGAGAACTTCAAGCACTACGCTTCAATGATTTCTGTCAAGACAAGCTCTATACAGTACGAGAACGACGACGTTATGCGTCCAATATGGGGTGACGACTACAGCATCTGCTGCTGCGTATCTGCTACACAGACAGGTAAGGAGATGCAGTTCTTCGGTGCACGCGCTAACATGGCAAAGACTCTGCTCTACGCCATCAACGGCGGTGTTGATGCCAAGACACGTGAGCAGTGCGGTCCTAAGTTCCGTCCTATCACAAGCGAGTATCTCACATGGGAGGAGCTGGAACCACGTTTCCGCGACATGCTTGAATGGTTGGCAGACATCTATGTGAACACTCTGAACCTCATTCACTACATGCACGACAAGTACTTCTATGAGGCAGCAGAGATGGCTCTCATCGATACCGACGTGCGCCGCACCTTCGCTACAGGTATTGCAGGATTCTCTCACGTTGTTGACTCAATCTGCGCTGTTAAGTATGCAAAGGTTAAGATCATCCGCGATGAGACTGGCTTCAATGTTGACTACAAGATCGAGGGCGACTTCCCACGCTACGGAAACGACGACGACCGTGCCGACGAGGTAGCAGTATGGGTACTGAAGACCTTCCTCGCAAAGATCAAGCGTCATCACACATATCGCAACTCTGAGCCAACGACCTCTATCCTCACCATCACCTCTAACGTGGTATATGGTAAGTACACTGGCAACCTGCCTGATGGTCGTCGTGCCGGAACTCCACTGTCACCAGGTGCAAACCCAAGCTACGGTGCAGAGAAGAACGGTCTGCTGGCTTCACTCAACTCTGTTGCAAAGATTCCTTACGAGTATGCTCTCGACGGCATCTCTAACACTCAGACCATTGCACCATCTGCACTGGGTCACAACGATGAGGAGCGTGCACAGACACTCGTACGCGTAATGGACGGCTACTTCACACGCGGTGCTCACCACCTGAACGTTAACGTGTTCGGTGTTGACAAGCTGCGCGACGCAATGGAGCATCCTGAGAAGCCTGAGTATGCTAACTTCACCATCCGTGTATCTGGCTACGCAGTGAAGTTCATCGACCTCACTCGCGAGCAGCAGGAGGACGTTATTGCACGTCAGGCTCACGAGAGTCTCTAA
- the gldM gene encoding gliding motility protein GldM produces the protein MAIKKRPVSPRQKMINLMYVVLMAMLALNVSNEVLNGFDIVEKSLSRTTENSAKENLAIYEDFDQQMKANPQKVKEWYDKAQMVRHMSDSLYDFASELKLAIAREADGKNGDPANIQSKEDLEAANQVMLAPGRGRGEELRKAIDSFRERMVKMVPDTAQQKLIASNLTTEVPKSATTLAKTWQEYMFEAMPAAAAVTLLSKLQNDVRYAEGEVLHTLVQNIDVKDIRVNALEAFVIPNSQTIVRGDKFSAHIVMAAVDTTQIPDVYIGNQKMELKDNLYETICGRTGDFTLAGHIETVNGNGDKIRRDFSQKYTVVDPSATVSADLMNMLYAGYSNPLSISVPGVPLNKISATMTNGTLTPVGPGKFIARPSKIGQDATITVVSTNTGRPQQMGQFTFRVRKLPDPTPYIDMKDEKGNPVRFKGGGMAKANLMSIGGIGAAIDDGILDIGFRVLSFETVFYDNMGNAVPMVGEGDKFSARQKDTFRKLTRNRRFYISRVKAIGPDGIERTLPTSMEIIVK, from the coding sequence ATGGCAATAAAGAAAAGACCAGTATCTCCCCGCCAGAAGATGATCAACCTCATGTATGTAGTGTTGATGGCTATGCTGGCGCTGAACGTCTCAAACGAGGTGCTCAACGGCTTTGACATAGTAGAGAAAAGCCTCAGCCGCACCACAGAGAACTCAGCAAAGGAGAATCTTGCCATTTATGAAGACTTTGATCAGCAGATGAAAGCCAATCCGCAGAAGGTAAAAGAGTGGTATGACAAAGCTCAGATGGTTCGCCACATGAGTGACTCACTCTACGATTTCGCTTCTGAACTGAAGTTAGCTATCGCCCGTGAAGCTGACGGCAAGAACGGTGACCCGGCAAATATTCAAAGCAAGGAAGACCTCGAGGCTGCAAACCAGGTTATGCTTGCACCTGGGCGTGGTCGTGGTGAAGAGCTTCGCAAAGCCATCGACTCATTCCGCGAGCGCATGGTGAAGATGGTACCTGACACAGCTCAGCAGAAGCTCATTGCCAGCAACCTCACGACAGAAGTGCCCAAGAGTGCCACTACACTGGCAAAGACATGGCAGGAATACATGTTCGAGGCCATGCCTGCCGCAGCTGCAGTAACGCTTCTCTCAAAGCTGCAAAACGATGTGCGCTATGCAGAGGGAGAGGTGCTCCACACGCTTGTTCAGAATATAGACGTAAAGGACATACGTGTGAATGCTCTTGAAGCATTTGTCATTCCGAACTCCCAGACCATCGTCCGTGGCGACAAGTTCTCCGCTCACATCGTGATGGCAGCCGTCGATACCACACAGATTCCTGATGTATATATAGGCAACCAGAAGATGGAGCTAAAGGACAACCTATATGAGACTATCTGTGGACGCACGGGCGACTTCACGCTTGCCGGACATATCGAGACAGTGAATGGCAATGGTGACAAGATACGTCGCGACTTCTCTCAGAAATACACCGTTGTGGATCCAAGTGCTACGGTTAGTGCCGACCTCATGAACATGCTCTATGCCGGATACTCAAATCCGTTGAGCATTTCTGTCCCAGGTGTACCTCTTAACAAGATCTCAGCCACAATGACAAACGGTACGCTGACACCTGTAGGTCCTGGCAAGTTCATTGCCCGTCCGTCAAAGATTGGACAAGATGCTACCATCACAGTTGTATCGACCAATACTGGCAGACCACAGCAGATGGGACAGTTCACCTTCCGTGTGCGTAAGTTGCCTGATCCTACGCCATATATTGACATGAAAGACGAAAAAGGCAATCCTGTACGCTTCAAAGGCGGTGGCATGGCAAAAGCCAACCTCATGTCTATTGGTGGCATTGGTGCAGCCATTGACGACGGCATTCTCGACATTGGTTTCCGTGTTCTCTCGTTTGAGACAGTGTTCTATGACAACATGGGTAACGCCGTGCCTATGGTAGGTGAAGGTGACAAGTTCTCTGCACGTCAGAAAGACACTTTCCGCAAGCTGACACGTAACCGCCGTTTCTACATCTCGCGTGTGAAGGCCATCGGTCCTGACGGAATAGAACGCACGCTGCCTACTTCAATGGAAATTATCGTGAAATAA
- a CDS encoding SUMF1/EgtB/PvdO family nonheme iron enzyme, producing the protein MKKTVILALCLTTIIMLSSCFGGKTTTATGGELTGSGGRSFSEPAPYGMVLIKRGHLRMGLESTDSLWGKQTPVRDISVDGFWMDDTEITNSEYRQFVNYVRDSIIRERLADPNYGGDESYKIEEDKNGDPVKPHLNWKKALPRKPNEDEQRALESVYVTNPVTGEKLLDASQMNYRYEIYDYTAAALRRNRLNPSERNLNTDIQANPEEQVWISKDTAYIDDEGKIVRQTINRQLTGPWDFLNTYIVNIYPDTTCWVNDFPNADNEVYMRNYFSNPAYNDYPCVGVTWEQANAFCAWRTEFLLKGLGPAARYVQRYRLPTEAEWEYAARGKEQNEFPWENEDVASGKGCFFANFKPDNGNYTKDGNLITSKVGIYSANTNGLFDMAGNVAEWTSTIYTEAGIEAMNDINPQLSYNAALEDPYRLKKKSVRGGSWKDPESYIRSAWRSSEYQNQPRSYIGFRCVRSLANTSSEKAKPVKASAKRR; encoded by the coding sequence ATGAAGAAAACAGTTATTTTAGCGCTCTGCCTGACAACGATTATCATGTTGTCATCATGCTTTGGTGGAAAGACCACCACTGCTACTGGCGGCGAGCTAACAGGATCAGGTGGTCGTTCTTTCTCTGAGCCAGCTCCTTACGGAATGGTTCTCATTAAGCGCGGACATCTTCGCATGGGATTAGAGAGCACAGACTCACTATGGGGCAAGCAGACTCCTGTACGCGACATTTCTGTAGATGGTTTCTGGATGGACGACACAGAGATAACAAACTCTGAATACCGACAGTTCGTCAACTACGTGCGTGACTCCATCATCCGCGAGCGCCTGGCAGATCCAAACTATGGCGGCGACGAGAGCTATAAGATTGAGGAAGACAAGAACGGTGATCCCGTCAAGCCTCATCTCAATTGGAAGAAGGCTCTTCCACGCAAGCCAAACGAGGACGAACAGCGCGCACTGGAGAGCGTCTATGTCACCAATCCTGTCACAGGCGAGAAGCTCCTCGATGCAAGTCAGATGAACTATCGCTATGAAATCTACGACTATACGGCTGCTGCTCTTCGCCGCAACCGTCTCAACCCATCGGAGCGCAATCTGAACACAGACATTCAGGCAAATCCCGAGGAACAGGTATGGATATCAAAGGACACAGCATATATTGATGACGAGGGCAAGATCGTGCGCCAGACCATCAACCGACAGCTGACAGGTCCTTGGGACTTCCTTAACACATACATTGTTAATATATACCCCGACACCACATGCTGGGTCAACGACTTCCCCAATGCAGACAACGAGGTATATATGCGCAACTATTTCTCTAACCCTGCATACAACGACTATCCTTGTGTCGGCGTTACATGGGAGCAGGCAAATGCCTTCTGCGCATGGCGCACCGAATTTCTCCTCAAGGGTCTAGGCCCGGCAGCACGCTATGTGCAGCGCTATCGTCTCCCGACAGAGGCTGAGTGGGAGTATGCCGCACGCGGCAAAGAGCAGAACGAGTTCCCATGGGAGAATGAGGATGTTGCAAGCGGAAAAGGATGCTTCTTTGCAAACTTCAAGCCAGACAATGGTAACTATACCAAGGACGGCAACCTCATAACAAGCAAGGTCGGCATATACTCTGCAAACACCAACGGTCTCTTCGACATGGCAGGCAACGTGGCTGAGTGGACATCGACAATTTATACAGAGGCTGGCATTGAAGCGATGAATGACATCAACCCTCAGCTCAGCTATAATGCAGCCCTTGAGGATCCCTATCGTCTGAAGAAGAAGTCTGTTCGCGGCGGATCATGGAAGGACCCTGAGAGCTACATTCGTTCTGCATGGCGCAGCAGCGAATATCAGAACCAGCCCCGCTCATATATAGGCTTCCGCTGCGTGCGCTCATTGGCAAACACCAGCAGCGAGAAGGCAAAACCTGTGAAAGCATCGGCAAAGAGAAGATAA
- the gldN gene encoding gliding motility protein GldN, translating into MRRLFLMLMISLIAGTMAAQPKKSRVQQNNKTAVQQAQQSKTAQGGMTQRMRIMYPTAVDMPEDVVWRRDIYREVDLNIGENSGLYHPTEPIGKQMNLFTYVFKLALNGYIPVYEYRLDGNEVLDATAKVDMKTVLDNYHIFYEETDGKLKVDNSDIPSAEVKMYYLKESAYYDQANSSFHIKVLAICPVMIREDDFGGESAKYPLFWVKYSDVEPFLSRQSVMTSDKNNAATMTLDDYFTLNRYKGKIYKTNNMLGKTLAQIAGNDSTKMSAEQKRIEAELEAFRNNIFGDKAKRDSLDSIASIDPKQLKKTKAKARSSTEQKKEKVTKTKTSRAKSSSSSSGSLISVRRQRH; encoded by the coding sequence ATGAGACGACTTTTTTTAATGTTAATGATATCGCTGATTGCCGGCACTATGGCTGCCCAGCCAAAGAAGAGCCGTGTTCAGCAGAACAACAAGACTGCTGTTCAACAGGCACAGCAGAGCAAGACTGCTCAGGGTGGCATGACACAGCGCATGCGCATCATGTATCCTACGGCTGTTGACATGCCTGAGGATGTGGTTTGGCGCCGTGATATTTACCGTGAAGTGGATCTCAACATAGGAGAGAACTCAGGCCTCTACCACCCCACAGAGCCAATAGGCAAGCAGATGAACCTGTTCACCTATGTCTTCAAACTGGCACTCAACGGATATATTCCTGTTTACGAGTATCGCCTTGATGGTAATGAGGTGCTCGATGCAACTGCCAAGGTTGACATGAAGACCGTGCTTGACAACTATCACATCTTCTATGAAGAAACCGACGGTAAGCTGAAGGTTGACAACAGCGACATACCATCGGCAGAGGTAAAGATGTACTACCTGAAAGAGAGTGCCTACTATGATCAGGCAAACTCATCGTTCCATATCAAGGTATTGGCAATCTGCCCAGTGATGATTCGCGAAGACGACTTCGGTGGCGAGTCTGCCAAGTACCCGTTGTTCTGGGTAAAATACAGTGACGTTGAGCCCTTCCTCAGCCGCCAGTCGGTGATGACGAGTGACAAGAACAATGCTGCTACAATGACTCTTGATGACTACTTCACTCTCAATCGCTATAAAGGCAAGATATACAAGACCAACAACATGCTAGGCAAGACACTTGCACAGATTGCTGGTAACGACTCTACGAAGATGTCAGCAGAGCAGAAGCGCATAGAAGCCGAACTGGAGGCCTTCCGTAACAACATCTTCGGAGACAAGGCAAAGCGCGACTCTCTCGACAGCATCGCCAGCATCGACCCCAAGCAACTGAAAAAGACAAAGGCTAAAGCACGCTCATCTACTGAGCAGAAGAAAGAGAAGGTCACAAAGACAAAGACATCACGTGCCAAGAGCAGCAGCTCGTCATCAGGCTCACTTATCAGCGTACGCCGTCAAAGACATTAA
- the gldL gene encoding gliding motility protein GldL: MTQYSKFNIIYRLQKWLDSVPGQTFMNYAYSWGASIVILGALFKLTHLPGANFMLFLGMGTEVLVFFIAGFDRPFDKTEDGKDLPTHVVDTDEAEPTIAGGNVTGGNVAGGTIVIGGGGSNVSGEQPTEGGTISFGDGSAVTGGGVIGGGVIGGGVIGGVTATPEVPEIDGEAMEEATTNYVEELKKLTETLQKVSAQSERLTRDSEEMENLNRTLTGICKVYEMQLKGASQQIGTIDEINDQTRKMAEQIAELNKIYARMIEAMTTNMPKAPIV; this comes from the coding sequence ATGACACAGTATAGCAAATTCAATATTATCTATCGTCTGCAGAAGTGGCTTGACAGCGTACCTGGACAGACGTTCATGAACTACGCATACAGCTGGGGTGCATCTATCGTTATTCTCGGTGCACTTTTCAAACTGACCCACCTTCCGGGAGCAAACTTCATGTTGTTCCTCGGCATGGGCACTGAGGTTCTGGTATTCTTCATTGCTGGTTTCGACCGTCCATTTGACAAGACAGAAGACGGCAAAGACCTGCCTACGCATGTTGTTGACACCGACGAGGCTGAGCCAACTATTGCTGGCGGAAATGTGACAGGAGGAAACGTGGCTGGCGGAACAATCGTCATCGGTGGCGGTGGAAGCAATGTTTCTGGAGAACAGCCTACCGAAGGCGGTACTATCAGCTTTGGTGATGGCAGTGCTGTGACAGGTGGAGGAGTCATTGGTGGTGGAGTCATTGGCGGTGGCGTTATTGGTGGCGTTACAGCAACTCCAGAAGTGCCTGAGATTGACGGTGAGGCCATGGAAGAGGCAACGACCAACTATGTTGAAGAACTTAAGAAGCTCACCGAGACCCTCCAGAAAGTATCCGCACAGAGCGAGCGTCTTACTCGCGACTCAGAGGAGATGGAGAATCTCAACCGTACTCTCACCGGCATCTGCAAGGTATATGAGATGCAACTCAAGGGAGCCAGTCAGCAGATCGGCACCATCGACGAGATTAATGATCAGACCCGAAAGATGGCAGAACAGATTGCTGAACTCAACAAGATCTATGCACGCATGATTGAGGCAATGACGACAAACATGCCCAAGGCACCTATCGTATAA
- a CDS encoding PorP/SprF family type IX secretion system membrane protein yields the protein MLRRFLVILTLVLTLSEANAQYDPSFSHYWAMETSYNPAAVGKQNKLNVAVAYNMTLTGFEHNPNTMYASADLPFYFIGAYHGIGAKFMSDKIGLFSHNSFALQYAIKMKIFGGTLNIGVQPTLIGENFDGTKLELEEAGDEAFSTSQITGSAFDLGAGIYYMHRNWYAGFSLMHAFAPTVELGETNELEIARTYYFTAGGNIRLRNPFLSVQPSVLGRSDGVGYRADITGRLTYQHEGRMMYFGLGYSPTNSVTVYVGGYFHGMKIGYSYEAYTNGVSLGNGSHELLVGYQTDINLFKKGRNRHQSVRLL from the coding sequence GTGTTAAGGCGATTTTTAGTCATATTAACCTTAGTATTGACCTTGTCAGAGGCAAATGCTCAATACGATCCATCGTTCAGTCACTACTGGGCGATGGAAACTTCATATAACCCTGCTGCCGTTGGCAAACAGAACAAGCTGAATGTAGCAGTGGCATACAATATGACCCTCACGGGGTTTGAACACAACCCAAATACAATGTATGCTTCGGCAGACCTGCCCTTCTATTTCATTGGAGCATACCACGGCATAGGTGCAAAGTTCATGAGCGACAAGATAGGTCTGTTCTCGCACAACAGTTTTGCACTTCAATATGCAATTAAAATGAAAATCTTTGGCGGTACGCTAAACATTGGCGTACAGCCCACTCTCATAGGTGAGAACTTCGACGGTACAAAGCTGGAACTTGAAGAGGCTGGCGACGAAGCTTTCTCAACATCTCAGATAACAGGTTCAGCCTTCGACCTCGGAGCTGGAATATACTACATGCACCGCAACTGGTATGCAGGATTCTCGCTTATGCACGCCTTTGCACCCACCGTAGAACTCGGCGAAACAAACGAATTAGAGATAGCAAGAACATATTATTTCACTGCTGGAGGCAATATTCGGCTCAGAAATCCGTTTCTTTCAGTACAGCCCTCAGTGTTAGGACGCTCCGACGGCGTTGGCTATCGTGCCGACATAACAGGCCGTCTCACCTATCAGCACGAGGGTCGGATGATGTACTTCGGACTGGGCTATAGCCCCACGAACTCGGTAACGGTATATGTAGGAGGCTACTTCCACGGAATGAAGATTGGCTACAGCTACGAAGCCTACACTAATGGGGTAAGCCTTGGCAACGGAAGCCACGAACTGCTTGTAGGCTATCAGACGGACATCAACCTTTTCAAGAAAGGACGGAACCGTCACCAGTCAGTAAGACTACTGTAA
- a CDS encoding outer membrane beta-barrel protein: MKKFFTTMVVALTLMALPAQAQLGLGWGLRGGLNLVSMSSDESTFDSSNRAGWFFGPTAKFTIPLIGIGLDVSALYDQRTSEFEGQSVKEQNVFIPINLRYQVGLGSVASAFVKAGPQFGWNIGSKTYAAVKDGNTGEFKLKDSNTSINLGVGINALSHLEIGINYNIVLGKTGDLTVKDAATNAYNNSKSRTNAWQLNVAYFF, translated from the coding sequence ATGAAGAAATTTTTTACAACTATGGTAGTTGCCCTCACATTGATGGCACTGCCTGCACAGGCTCAGCTCGGACTGGGCTGGGGTCTCCGTGGAGGTCTTAACCTTGTAAGCATGTCATCAGACGAGAGCACATTTGACTCTTCGAACCGTGCCGGATGGTTCTTTGGTCCTACCGCAAAGTTCACTATCCCCTTGATTGGCATTGGTCTTGACGTGTCTGCACTTTATGACCAGCGCACCTCAGAATTCGAAGGTCAGTCAGTTAAGGAGCAGAACGTATTCATCCCCATCAACCTTCGTTATCAGGTCGGCCTTGGCAGCGTAGCAAGCGCTTTCGTAAAGGCTGGTCCACAGTTCGGTTGGAACATCGGCAGCAAGACATATGCAGCTGTAAAAGATGGTAATACTGGTGAGTTTAAACTGAAGGACTCAAATACCAGTATTAACCTTGGCGTAGGCATCAACGCCCTTAGCCACCTTGAAATAGGCATCAACTACAACATTGTGCTTGGCAAGACAGGTGACCTCACTGTAAAGGATGCTGCCACTAATGCTTACAACAACAGCAAGTCACGCACCAACGCATGGCAGCTTAACGTAGCATACTTCTTCTAA